A window from Nitrospira sp. ND1 encodes these proteins:
- the glmU gene encoding bifunctional UDP-N-acetylglucosamine diphosphorylase/glucosamine-1-phosphate N-acetyltransferase GlmU, with protein sequence MTHSSQDKAVPSSIPGLGVIIMAAGLGKRMKSALAKVLHPVAGRPMVMYVLDIACGLAEQGVAVVVGHQGTEVRKVVEAVGGQVAVAEQTKQLGTGHAVLQARPVFSGGAHRRPSRYLILNGDTPLLTEATVRELLAMHDAQGAAVTLLTAVLDDASGYGRVIRRRRDEWLQGAVDNAVQSIVEDKDASEAERAVREINVGTYVVDGEFLFPALDKLDPRNAQGEYYLTDIVQMAVQQGRTVSALRLRAIDEGLGINSRVQLAEAEQVIRQRIRERWLEAGVTMRDPASTWIDAEVTIGRDTVLYPNVTLEGRTVIGESVVVHSGTRITDCAIGNRVEILDHCILRESQVEEDCHLGPFVHLRPGVIARRKAKVGNFVEMKKTELGEGSKANHLSYLGDATIGSGVNIGAGTITCNYDGYKKFHTVVGDGVFIGSDVQLVAPVTVGQGSIIAAGATVTQDVPKDALVIARVPQVTREGWAARRRALQSGQVPPPAPSVKRAIPVKAAKAVKRAKTAKAATSATRAVKKKQPAVQRTKRR encoded by the coding sequence ATGACTCATTCATCGCAGGACAAGGCCGTGCCATCCTCCATTCCCGGGCTTGGTGTCATCATCATGGCGGCGGGACTCGGCAAGCGCATGAAGTCGGCGCTCGCCAAGGTGCTGCATCCGGTCGCGGGCCGGCCGATGGTGATGTACGTACTCGATATCGCCTGCGGCCTGGCGGAACAGGGTGTGGCGGTGGTGGTCGGCCACCAGGGGACGGAAGTCAGGAAGGTTGTTGAAGCGGTCGGCGGGCAGGTTGCCGTCGCCGAGCAAACCAAGCAATTGGGGACAGGCCACGCGGTGTTGCAGGCGCGTCCGGTGTTCAGCGGTGGCGCCCACCGCAGACCATCGCGCTACTTGATCCTCAATGGCGACACGCCGTTATTGACGGAAGCGACGGTGCGGGAATTGTTGGCGATGCACGATGCGCAGGGTGCTGCGGTGACGCTGTTGACCGCCGTGCTCGACGACGCCTCCGGCTACGGACGGGTCATTCGCCGGCGTCGCGATGAATGGCTGCAAGGCGCGGTGGACAACGCGGTGCAGAGCATTGTGGAAGACAAGGACGCCTCTGAGGCCGAACGGGCCGTGCGCGAGATCAACGTCGGGACGTACGTCGTCGACGGCGAGTTTCTCTTTCCGGCGCTCGACAAACTCGATCCCCGGAATGCGCAAGGCGAGTATTACCTCACCGATATTGTACAGATGGCGGTTCAGCAGGGACGCACGGTGTCGGCTCTGCGTCTCCGTGCGATCGACGAGGGACTCGGGATCAATAGCCGCGTGCAATTGGCGGAGGCTGAGCAGGTGATTCGCCAGCGGATTCGGGAGCGATGGCTGGAAGCCGGTGTCACGATGCGGGATCCTGCCTCGACCTGGATCGATGCTGAGGTGACCATCGGCCGTGACACGGTGTTGTATCCGAACGTGACGCTCGAAGGCCGGACCGTGATCGGCGAATCCGTTGTCGTGCATTCCGGGACCCGGATTACGGATTGCGCCATCGGCAACAGGGTGGAGATTCTGGATCACTGCATTCTGCGTGAGTCGCAGGTGGAGGAGGACTGTCATCTCGGACCGTTTGTGCATCTGCGACCGGGTGTCATCGCGCGACGCAAAGCGAAGGTCGGCAATTTCGTCGAGATGAAAAAGACGGAACTCGGTGAGGGCTCTAAGGCGAACCATTTGAGTTATCTTGGAGACGCCACGATCGGGTCGGGAGTGAATATCGGCGCCGGAACGATCACCTGCAATTACGACGGCTATAAGAAATTTCACACGGTGGTCGGGGACGGTGTGTTCATCGGCAGCGACGTGCAGCTCGTTGCGCCGGTGACGGTCGGGCAAGGTTCCATCATCGCGGCCGGCGCCACCGTGACGCAGGATGTGCCGAAGGATGCATTGGTGATTGCCCGGGTTCCCCAGGTGACCCGCGAGGGTTGGGCGGCCAGGCGGCGCGCGTTACAGAGCGGGCAGGTCCCGCCTCCGGCTCCCTCGGTGAAGCGCGCAATCCCTGTGAAGGCCGCAAAGGCTGTGAAGCGTGCGAAGACTGCAAAGGCAGCAACATCCGCAACGCGTGCCGTGAAGAAGAAGCAACCGGCAGTTCAACGTACAAAACGGAGGTAA
- the glmS gene encoding glutamine--fructose-6-phosphate transaminase (isomerizing): protein MCGIVGYVGNQDAVPILLNGLSKLEYRGYDSAGVAIQRGEKIEIRRSVGKLINLQKSLEQKAIGGMCGIGHTRWATHGKPSEQNAHPHRSESCVLVHNGIIENYVELKQRLVKDGYKFQSETDTEVVAHLIDTHMKKSKLHLADAVRATAKEIRGSYAIAVISEREPGMLVAARSGCPLVIGRTADASFVGSDVMAMLSHTRDVTFLEEGDVVEVTAGAVTFTDLDGRAVTRKKTKVTWDASAAEKSGYPHFMLKEIHEQPQTILDTIRGRYSYESGEADLPDIGLTPKQFAEVGRIWIVACGTSWHAGLVGKYLLEEMVRTPVQVDIGSEFRYRDPLIEKNDLFITISQSGETADTLAAAREAKQKGARVVSIVNVVGSTLARESDGVLYTHCGPEIGVASTKAFTSQLAALYMLALHLGRVRGVLTVADGKAWLDRLVTLPALVKHVLGREAEILAIAKRYYKKSDFLYLGRGINYPIALEGALKLKEISYIHAEGYAAGEMKHGPIALIDKDMPVVVLAPRDRLYEKTVSNLMEVKARRAPVIAFVAEGERELGKIADAVFTIPDVHPLLSPILFTIPLQLLAYHIAVLRGEDVDQPRNLAKSVTVE, encoded by the coding sequence ATGTGTGGCATCGTTGGCTACGTGGGAAATCAGGACGCAGTACCAATTTTGTTGAACGGGTTGTCGAAGCTGGAATATCGCGGGTACGACTCGGCCGGCGTGGCGATTCAGCGCGGGGAGAAGATCGAGATTCGCCGCAGCGTCGGCAAGCTGATCAATCTGCAAAAGTCGCTGGAGCAGAAGGCCATCGGCGGGATGTGCGGCATCGGGCACACGCGTTGGGCGACGCACGGCAAGCCCTCCGAGCAGAACGCCCACCCGCACCGCTCCGAGAGTTGTGTCCTGGTGCACAACGGAATCATCGAAAATTACGTCGAGCTGAAGCAGCGCCTGGTCAAGGACGGCTACAAGTTTCAGTCTGAAACCGACACGGAAGTCGTGGCGCACCTGATCGATACACACATGAAGAAAAGTAAGCTGCATCTGGCGGATGCGGTGCGCGCGACGGCGAAAGAGATTCGCGGAAGTTATGCCATCGCGGTGATTTCGGAGCGGGAGCCCGGCATGCTGGTCGCGGCCCGGTCCGGTTGTCCGCTGGTCATCGGTCGCACGGCTGATGCGTCGTTCGTCGGCTCGGACGTGATGGCGATGTTGTCCCATACCAGAGACGTGACGTTTCTCGAAGAAGGCGACGTGGTCGAAGTCACGGCCGGAGCGGTGACGTTTACGGATCTCGACGGCCGGGCCGTCACGCGCAAGAAGACGAAGGTAACCTGGGATGCCTCTGCCGCTGAAAAGAGCGGGTATCCCCACTTCATGCTGAAGGAAATTCACGAACAGCCGCAGACGATTCTGGATACCATCCGGGGCCGCTATTCCTATGAGAGCGGCGAGGCGGATCTTCCGGATATCGGACTGACGCCGAAACAGTTTGCCGAAGTCGGACGCATTTGGATCGTGGCTTGCGGAACCAGTTGGCATGCCGGCCTCGTCGGGAAGTATCTGCTCGAAGAGATGGTTCGCACGCCGGTGCAGGTGGATATCGGGAGCGAGTTCCGGTATCGCGACCCGCTCATTGAAAAGAACGACCTGTTCATCACGATCTCGCAGTCGGGTGAAACCGCCGATACGCTGGCCGCGGCGCGGGAAGCGAAGCAAAAAGGGGCGCGTGTCGTTTCGATCGTCAATGTGGTGGGCAGCACCCTGGCCCGCGAGTCCGACGGGGTGCTCTACACCCATTGCGGTCCTGAAATCGGCGTCGCCTCCACGAAGGCCTTCACCAGCCAGTTGGCGGCGCTCTACATGCTGGCCTTGCATCTGGGCCGGGTGCGGGGTGTCCTGACTGTGGCGGACGGGAAGGCCTGGCTCGATCGCCTGGTCACGTTGCCGGCATTGGTGAAACATGTGCTTGGCCGGGAAGCGGAGATTCTGGCGATCGCGAAACGCTATTACAAGAAATCGGATTTTTTGTATCTGGGGCGCGGGATCAACTATCCGATCGCGCTGGAGGGGGCGCTCAAGCTCAAGGAGATTTCGTATATCCATGCGGAGGGTTATGCCGCGGGAGAGATGAAGCACGGACCGATCGCGCTCATCGACAAGGACATGCCGGTGGTGGTGTTGGCCCCGCGGGACCGGCTCTATGAGAAGACCGTCAGTAACCTCATGGAGGTGAAAGCGCGCCGGGCCCCCGTGATTGCGTTTGTGGCGGAAGGCGAGCGCGAGTTGGGCAAGATCGCCGACGCGGTCTTCACCATTCCCGATGTGCATCCGTTGCTGTCGCCCATTCTCTTTACGATTCCGCTGCAGCTGCTGGCCTATCACATTGCGGTCTTGCGTGGAGAGGACGTGGATCAGCCGCGGAACCTTGCCAAGAGTGTGACGGTGGAATAA
- the gatC gene encoding Asp-tRNA(Asn)/Glu-tRNA(Gln) amidotransferase subunit GatC, translating into MEITRQEVEKVAKLARLALTEAETTAFSQQLNQIVGYVQKLKSFSTEGVEPTSTVPGQSNVFRPDQVQASLSTEQALSNAPDAEAQCFRVPKIIQES; encoded by the coding sequence ATGGAGATTACCAGACAGGAAGTCGAGAAGGTAGCCAAGTTGGCGCGGTTGGCGCTGACCGAGGCTGAGACCACGGCCTTTTCGCAGCAGCTGAATCAGATCGTGGGCTATGTGCAAAAGTTGAAATCGTTTTCCACGGAGGGCGTGGAGCCGACGTCGACCGTGCCGGGGCAGAGTAACGTCTTTCGTCCGGACCAGGTGCAGGCGTCGCTGTCCACCGAGCAAGCGTTGAGCAATGCTCCCGATGCGGAGGCGCAGTGTTTCCGGGTTCCGAAAATCATCCAAGAATCCTAA
- the panD gene encoding aspartate 1-decarboxylase, with product MFRQMLRAKIHRATVTEACLEYEGSLTVDEDLLDAAGILPYEAIVCSNLNNGERFMTYAMKGKRGRGEIVLNGPTARKAAVGDQIIIFCYEYYSDEEIKRHKPKIIQVDSKNRITRKAVKR from the coding sequence ATGTTTCGACAAATGTTGCGGGCAAAGATACATCGAGCGACGGTGACCGAGGCCTGCCTGGAGTATGAAGGCAGTCTCACGGTGGACGAAGATTTGTTGGACGCGGCGGGCATTCTTCCCTATGAAGCGATCGTCTGTTCCAATCTCAACAACGGCGAACGGTTCATGACCTACGCGATGAAGGGAAAGCGGGGGCGAGGCGAGATCGTGCTGAATGGGCCGACCGCCCGCAAGGCGGCAGTGGGGGATCAGATTATTATTTTCTGCTACGAGTACTATAGCGATGAAGAGATCAAGCGGCATAAGCCGAAGATCATCCAAGTCGATAGTAAGAATCGCATCACTCGTAAGGCAGTGAAACGCTGA
- the gatA gene encoding Asp-tRNA(Asn)/Glu-tRNA(Gln) amidotransferase subunit GatA produces MSLTLIHKFTLSELQRKFTAGDVTATEIVRAYFLRVTQVEPKVNAYLTQCKEAALAQAERLDQALKGWRKTAPMMAMPLAVKDNICTEGVRTTCASRMLDTFVPPYDATVVAKLRAQHYLLLGKTNLDEFAMGSSTENSAFGASRNPWNIQTVPGGSSGGSAVAVAADECVAALGSDTGGSIRQPAAFCGVVGLKPTYGRVSRYGLVAFASSLDQIGPITKDVTDAAILLGAIAGHDPRDSTSANVPVPDYLKALKRKDLKRLKVGVPAEYFADGLDPEVDQAVRTAIEGLRELGADIREIKLPTTDAAVATYYVIATAEASSNLARYDGVKFGLRAAESKDLLDMYLKTRAEGFGPEVKRRIMLGTYVLSAGYYDAYYGKAQAVRTLIRQEFEAAFQTVDLIVTPVTPTTAFKFGEKAQDPLQMYLSDIYTISANLAGLPAIALPCGFSKAGLPIGFQLIGRPFEEETLLRGAHAYEQGTNWRAKRPAIR; encoded by the coding sequence ATGTCGCTCACGTTAATACACAAATTCACACTGTCGGAATTGCAGCGGAAGTTCACAGCCGGGGATGTCACGGCGACGGAGATCGTCCGGGCCTACTTCCTGCGGGTGACGCAGGTCGAGCCGAAGGTGAACGCCTATCTGACGCAGTGCAAGGAAGCGGCCCTTGCGCAGGCGGAACGTCTCGACCAGGCCTTGAAGGGGTGGCGGAAAACCGCGCCGATGATGGCCATGCCCCTGGCGGTGAAGGACAATATCTGCACGGAAGGCGTGCGGACGACCTGTGCCTCCCGGATGCTCGACACCTTCGTGCCGCCCTATGACGCGACCGTGGTCGCCAAGTTGCGGGCGCAACACTATCTCCTGCTCGGCAAGACCAATTTGGATGAATTTGCGATGGGGTCGTCCACCGAGAATTCGGCCTTCGGCGCCAGCCGCAATCCCTGGAATATCCAGACTGTTCCGGGAGGATCAAGTGGCGGATCGGCAGTGGCCGTGGCGGCTGATGAATGTGTGGCGGCACTGGGATCCGACACCGGCGGTTCCATTCGCCAGCCTGCGGCGTTCTGCGGCGTCGTCGGGTTGAAACCGACCTATGGCCGTGTGTCCCGCTATGGATTGGTGGCCTTTGCCTCCTCGCTGGATCAAATCGGTCCGATCACCAAGGATGTGACGGATGCGGCCATCTTATTGGGCGCCATTGCGGGCCACGATCCGCGCGATTCGACGTCCGCGAACGTGCCGGTTCCCGACTATCTCAAGGCGCTCAAACGGAAAGATCTCAAACGGCTGAAGGTGGGTGTGCCCGCCGAGTATTTTGCCGACGGGCTCGATCCGGAAGTGGACCAGGCGGTGCGTACGGCTATCGAAGGCCTGCGGGAACTCGGGGCGGACATCCGCGAGATCAAGTTGCCGACCACCGATGCGGCCGTCGCGACCTACTATGTCATCGCCACCGCCGAGGCCAGCTCAAATCTGGCCCGATACGACGGCGTGAAGTTCGGTTTGCGGGCGGCGGAGAGCAAAGATCTCCTGGACATGTACCTGAAGACCAGAGCGGAAGGATTCGGCCCGGAGGTCAAGCGCCGAATTATGCTGGGGACCTATGTGCTGAGCGCAGGCTACTATGACGCGTACTACGGGAAGGCGCAGGCGGTCAGGACGTTGATCCGGCAGGAATTTGAGGCGGCGTTCCAGACGGTCGATCTGATCGTCACCCCCGTGACTCCGACCACCGCGTTCAAGTTCGGAGAGAAGGCCCAGGATCCGTTGCAGATGTATTTGTCCGACATCTACACGATTTCGGCGAATCTGGCCGGGCTGCCCGCCATTGCGTTGCCTTGTGGATTCAGCAAGGCGGGATTGCCGATCGGCTTTCAGTTGATCGGTCGGCCGTTTGAAGAAGAGACCCTGTTGCGTGGGGCGCATGCCTACGAGCAGGGAACGAACTGGCGGGCAAAACGGCCGGCGATTCGGTAA
- a CDS encoding DUF948 domain-containing protein, whose product MIVDVAAILVAIAFAVLVGYLVPLLIQIRKMVAESEQLVTKLNVELPTLITELRAMSQNLNDVTEQARGGVEHAAVLLHAVGEIGESVNQIHSVVRGSGGSLLANVASVVAGFRAAKQVVTERFKEGGHHNGG is encoded by the coding sequence ATGATTGTTGATGTCGCCGCGATTCTGGTCGCCATTGCCTTTGCGGTGCTCGTGGGCTACCTCGTCCCGCTCTTGATTCAAATACGCAAGATGGTGGCCGAATCGGAGCAGCTGGTGACGAAGTTGAACGTCGAGTTGCCGACGCTAATTACCGAATTGCGCGCGATGAGTCAGAATCTGAATGATGTGACCGAGCAGGCGCGTGGCGGGGTTGAGCATGCGGCTGTCCTGCTGCATGCCGTAGGGGAGATCGGCGAATCGGTCAATCAGATACATAGTGTGGTGCGGGGCTCCGGCGGTTCGTTGTTGGCCAATGTGGCCAGTGTAGTGGCGGGGTTTCGCGCGGCAAAGCAAGTGGTGACGGAACGTTTCAAAGAGGGAGGGCATCACAATGGCGGATAA
- a CDS encoding YtxH domain-containing protein: protein MADNQGPSSAAVLLGFLSGAALGAVTAILLAPRTGQESREMLRGYARRAEDGLRDLVGEAGERFEGAVEEGRDFIESKKTVLRDAFDAGREAMRREREHFTKGEQS, encoded by the coding sequence ATGGCGGATAATCAAGGTCCATCGTCGGCAGCGGTATTGTTGGGCTTCCTGAGCGGAGCGGCGTTGGGTGCGGTAACAGCCATCTTGTTGGCGCCGCGAACCGGACAGGAATCACGCGAGATGCTGCGCGGCTATGCCCGGCGCGCGGAGGACGGGCTGCGGGATTTGGTCGGCGAAGCGGGTGAGCGGTTTGAAGGGGCGGTCGAAGAAGGTCGCGACTTTATTGAATCGAAGAAAACCGTGTTGCGCGATGCGTTCGATGCAGGGCGGGAAGCGATGCGTCGGGAGCGCGAGCATTTCACGAAGGGGGAGCAGAGCTGA
- the gatB gene encoding Asp-tRNA(Asn)/Glu-tRNA(Gln) amidotransferase subunit GatB, whose protein sequence is MAYEVVIGVEVHAQLRTQSKLFCACGTTFGLTANSQTCPVCLGLPGTLPVINEKAVEMAVRAGLAMNGTIGVQNRFARKNYFYPDLPKGYQISQYEAPICEHGWIEIAAGGSRKRVRIRRAHLEEDAGKNLHEVGSGMSLVDLNRAGTPLLEIVTEPDLSSSEEVVAYLKALRDLLMYLDVCDGNMEEGSFRCEPNLSLRPVGQATLGTKVELKNINSFKFVKDAVDFEIKRQTKVLNEGGKIYQETRLWNHERGETAVMRSKEEAHDYRYFPDPDLVPMEISSEWIEQLREGLPELASTKQQRFITEYGVPEYDAGILTSSKALAMYFDACVKLYPQPKTVSNWVMGELLRELNNSGIEAAASPVTPERLVELLTLVDQGVISLKVAREIFPDVYASGKAPARIVQEKGLTQVSDEGALATMIDEVLKKNPAQVGQFKEGKQQVLGFLVGQVMKASGGKANPGKVNELLKKALA, encoded by the coding sequence GTGGCATACGAAGTCGTCATCGGCGTGGAAGTGCATGCGCAGCTGCGCACGCAGTCGAAATTGTTTTGTGCCTGCGGCACGACCTTCGGCCTCACGGCGAATTCGCAGACCTGTCCGGTCTGTTTGGGGTTGCCCGGGACATTGCCGGTCATCAACGAGAAGGCCGTGGAGATGGCGGTGCGCGCCGGATTGGCGATGAACGGCACGATCGGGGTGCAGAATCGCTTCGCGCGCAAAAACTATTTTTACCCGGACCTGCCGAAGGGGTATCAGATTTCGCAATACGAAGCGCCGATTTGTGAACACGGCTGGATTGAAATTGCGGCCGGCGGCAGCCGCAAGCGTGTGCGCATCCGGCGCGCGCATTTGGAAGAAGACGCGGGAAAGAATCTGCACGAGGTCGGCAGCGGGATGAGCCTCGTGGATCTGAATCGCGCCGGAACGCCCCTGTTGGAAATTGTGACCGAACCGGACTTGAGCTCTTCTGAAGAGGTGGTGGCGTACCTCAAGGCGCTGCGCGACCTCTTGATGTATCTGGATGTCTGTGACGGGAACATGGAAGAGGGGAGTTTCCGCTGCGAGCCGAACCTGTCCCTGCGGCCCGTTGGGCAGGCCACGTTAGGGACGAAGGTTGAGTTGAAGAATATCAACTCGTTCAAGTTCGTGAAGGACGCGGTTGATTTCGAAATCAAGCGGCAAACCAAGGTGCTCAACGAGGGCGGGAAGATTTATCAGGAAACCAGGCTCTGGAATCACGAGCGCGGGGAAACCGCTGTGATGCGCAGCAAGGAAGAGGCGCATGACTATCGGTATTTTCCAGACCCTGACTTGGTCCCGATGGAGATTTCGTCCGAATGGATCGAGCAACTGCGCGAGGGACTGCCGGAACTGGCCTCGACCAAGCAACAGCGATTTATCACGGAGTACGGCGTGCCTGAGTATGATGCGGGGATTCTGACTTCCAGCAAAGCGCTGGCGATGTATTTCGACGCCTGCGTGAAACTGTACCCGCAACCCAAAACGGTGAGCAATTGGGTGATGGGCGAATTGCTGCGTGAATTGAACAACTCCGGGATTGAAGCGGCCGCTTCTCCCGTAACGCCTGAACGGTTGGTCGAGTTGTTGACCCTGGTGGATCAAGGGGTGATCAGCCTTAAGGTGGCACGAGAGATTTTTCCTGATGTCTATGCCTCGGGTAAGGCGCCGGCCCGGATCGTCCAGGAAAAGGGACTGACGCAGGTTTCCGATGAAGGGGCCTTGGCGACGATGATTGATGAAGTCTTGAAGAAAAATCCTGCCCAGGTCGGGCAATTTAAGGAAGGCAAGCAGCAGGTGCTGGGGTTCCTCGTCGGACAGGTGATGAAGGCGTCCGGAGGCAAGGCGAATCCCGGGAAAGTGAATGAGCTGCTGAAGAAGGCGTTGGCCTGA
- the eno gene encoding phosphopyruvate hydratase, with protein MSGIRNVKARQIIDSRGNPTVEVEVLLESGAHGRAAVPSGASTGEKEAIELRDGDKKRWMGKGVSKAVANVSKTIAPRLMGMEALDQAAVDHEMIALDGTKTKGKLGANAILGVSLAVAKAAANETGQPLYRYLGGTNARVLPVPLMNIINGGAHADNRLDLQEFMIVPVGASRFSDALRMATEVFHTLKSLLKKKGLNTAVGDEGGFAPDLQSNEEALALIMEAIEAAGYRPGQDIALALDCAASELYEKGRYRLEAEKNPERSSEEMVAYYGKLLDRYPILSIEDGLSELDWKGWKILTEKLGKRVQLVGDDIFVTNVEIFAKGIAEGIGNSILIKLNQIGTLTETLDAIELAKRSGYTAIISHRSGETEDTTIADVAVATNSGLIKTGSLSRTDRVAKYNQLLRIEDELGAAAVYRGRAAVPSRA; from the coding sequence ATGAGCGGAATCAGGAACGTGAAGGCACGGCAGATCATCGATTCACGGGGCAATCCCACGGTGGAAGTTGAAGTGCTTCTGGAGAGCGGGGCGCATGGTCGGGCGGCCGTGCCGTCAGGCGCCTCGACCGGTGAAAAGGAAGCCATCGAATTGCGGGATGGCGACAAGAAGCGTTGGATGGGAAAAGGCGTGTCCAAGGCGGTGGCGAATGTGAGCAAGACCATCGCTCCGCGCCTCATGGGGATGGAAGCCTTGGATCAGGCGGCTGTCGATCACGAAATGATCGCGCTGGATGGAACGAAGACCAAAGGCAAACTGGGTGCCAACGCCATCCTTGGCGTGTCTCTGGCGGTGGCCAAGGCCGCGGCCAACGAGACCGGTCAACCGCTCTATCGCTATCTTGGTGGAACGAACGCGCGGGTGTTGCCGGTGCCGCTCATGAACATTATCAACGGCGGCGCTCATGCGGATAACCGGCTCGATCTGCAGGAGTTTATGATCGTGCCGGTGGGTGCGTCCCGCTTCAGTGATGCGTTGCGGATGGCCACGGAAGTGTTTCATACGCTGAAGTCGCTCCTAAAGAAAAAAGGGCTCAATACGGCTGTCGGCGACGAGGGGGGATTCGCGCCTGATTTGCAATCGAACGAAGAGGCCCTCGCGCTGATTATGGAAGCGATTGAAGCAGCCGGGTATCGCCCCGGTCAGGATATCGCGCTGGCCTTAGACTGTGCAGCCAGCGAACTCTATGAAAAGGGACGGTATCGACTGGAGGCGGAAAAGAATCCTGAACGCTCCTCCGAGGAAATGGTGGCCTATTACGGCAAGTTGTTGGATCGTTATCCGATCCTCTCGATTGAAGACGGCTTGAGTGAACTGGATTGGAAGGGGTGGAAGATTCTGACGGAAAAACTCGGCAAGCGGGTGCAACTTGTGGGCGACGACATTTTCGTCACGAACGTCGAGATCTTTGCCAAGGGGATCGCGGAGGGCATCGGTAATTCGATCCTGATCAAGCTCAACCAGATCGGCACGTTGACGGAGACTCTGGATGCCATTGAACTCGCCAAGCGGTCCGGGTATACGGCCATCATCTCCCATCGATCGGGGGAAACGGAAGATACGACGATCGCGGATGTCGCGGTGGCGACGAACAGCGGATTGATCAAGACCGGGTCGTTGTCCAGGACGGATCGAGTCGCAAAATACAATCAACTGCTTCGCATTGAGGATGAATTGGGCGCGGCGGCCGTCTATCGAGGCCGTGCAGCGGTCCCATCGAGGGCCTAA
- a CDS encoding septum formation initiator family protein yields the protein MMIKPNRGRDWLDWQRKLCSAGKWVGLGALFLMMGTLLFGEMGISRYLHLRDHAEQLDQELAELQRLNGELRTDLDRVQYDPTRIEELARERLGYVRKGETVYQLAPIGEKERFPTVRTP from the coding sequence ATGATGATCAAGCCGAACCGGGGTCGCGACTGGTTGGATTGGCAACGGAAGCTCTGTTCCGCCGGCAAGTGGGTGGGGCTCGGAGCGCTGTTCCTCATGATGGGAACCCTGTTGTTCGGCGAGATGGGGATTTCGCGGTACTTGCATTTGCGTGACCATGCGGAGCAGCTTGATCAGGAGCTGGCCGAGCTTCAGCGGTTGAACGGTGAACTGCGCACGGATCTGGATCGTGTGCAATACGATCCGACTCGCATCGAAGAACTGGCTCGGGAGCGGTTAGGGTATGTGCGGAAAGGAGAAACGGTGTATCAATTGGCTCCGATTGGAGAGAAGGAACGGTTTCCCACGGTGAGGACACCATGA
- the era gene encoding GTPase Era, which translates to MKFGSVAIIGRSNVGKSTLLNRLLKEKIAIVSDKPQTTRTRILGVAHVEGAQIVFLDTPGFHEPHHLLNRRMVRTTLDTFDDADVLYVVVEATAQPGPGDLAVIEHVKQAVAKQARPVVLVINKVDLVNKSRLLPLMEQYLRIFPWTEIVPVSAETADNVDRLLSVTVSLLAEGEATFGDDVVTDQSMRTLAAELIREKILQQTYEEVPHSVAVEIEEFIETKKLTKIGAVVLVEKESQKGILIGKHGERLKLVGTAAREDMERLFGTKVFLKVWVKVRESWREDEQTLAELGY; encoded by the coding sequence ATGAAGTTTGGAAGTGTGGCCATCATCGGACGGTCGAATGTCGGGAAATCGACGCTCCTCAATCGTCTGCTGAAAGAAAAAATCGCCATTGTCTCCGACAAGCCGCAGACCACCAGGACGCGGATTCTGGGTGTGGCGCATGTTGAGGGCGCTCAAATTGTGTTTCTCGATACGCCTGGGTTTCACGAACCGCATCACTTGTTGAATCGCCGCATGGTGCGCACGACACTGGACACCTTCGACGATGCCGATGTGCTGTATGTGGTGGTCGAAGCCACCGCTCAGCCAGGCCCTGGCGATCTCGCCGTCATCGAACATGTGAAGCAGGCGGTTGCCAAGCAGGCGCGGCCGGTGGTGCTAGTGATCAATAAAGTCGATCTGGTGAACAAGTCGCGGTTGTTGCCATTGATGGAGCAGTATCTGCGGATTTTCCCCTGGACGGAAATCGTTCCGGTCTCGGCGGAAACCGCGGACAATGTGGATCGCCTGTTGTCGGTGACGGTGTCGCTCCTGGCGGAAGGTGAGGCGACGTTTGGCGACGATGTGGTCACGGATCAATCGATGCGCACCCTCGCGGCGGAACTGATCCGGGAGAAAATTCTGCAGCAGACCTACGAAGAGGTGCCTCACTCGGTGGCGGTCGAGATCGAGGAGTTTATCGAGACCAAGAAATTGACCAAGATCGGCGCCGTGGTGCTGGTCGAGAAAGAGTCGCAGAAAGGCATTCTGATCGGCAAACACGGCGAACGTCTCAAGCTGGTGGGGACGGCGGCCCGGGAAGATATGGAACGCCTGTTCGGGACGAAGGTCTTTTTGAAGGTCTGGGTCAAAGTGCGCGAATCCTGGCGGGAAGACGAACAAACGCTTGCGGAGTTAGGTTATTAA